A window of the Lolium perenne isolate Kyuss_39 chromosome 7, Kyuss_2.0, whole genome shotgun sequence genome harbors these coding sequences:
- the LOC127316507 gene encoding probable carboxylesterase 2: MAMARSISDALLLLLNMAGALLAPRAPHSLPVPAADDEGVDFFFFPFLVLYKSGRVERFMGTDTVPASVDPATGVASKDVAIDAAAGLAVRLYLPNSTAETLPLVVFYHGGAFVTESAFSPTYQRYLNALASKAGVLAVSVDYHLSPERPLPTAYDDAWTALRWALRSARCGSGAEAEPWLSRRADLTRLFLVGDSAGGNIAHNVAMRAGREGLDGGATIQGVALLDPYFWGKRPVPSETRDPAERRWRDRTWSFVCAGRYGVDDPVINPVAMASDEWRRLGCARVLVTVAGLDVLAARGRAYVAALGDSGWGGDVRLYETPGESHVYFLLKPDGEKAAKEMDAVVAFINGNRPLESSESEVSAIS; encoded by the coding sequence ATGGCTATGGCTAGGAGCATCTCCGATGCGCTGCTGCTCCTGCTCAACATGGCGGGCGCGCTGCTCGCCCCGCGCGCTCCTCACAGCCTGCCGGTACCGGCCGCCGATGATGAAGGCGTCgatttcttcttcttccccttcctGGTGCTGTACAAGAGTGGCCGCGTGGAGCGGTTCATGGGCACGGACACCGTGCCGGCCTCCGTGGACCCGGCCACCGGCGTGGCGTCCAAGGACGTGGCCATCGACGCCGCCGCGGGGCTCGCCGTCCGCCTCTACCTGCCCAACAGCACGGCGGAGACGCTTCCGCTGGTGGTGTTCTACCACGGCGGCGCGTTCGTCACGGAGTCGGCCTTCTCGCCGACGTACCAGCGGTACCTCAACGCGCTCGCGTCCAAGGCCGGAGTGCTCGCCGTGTCGGTGGACTACCACCTCTCGCCGGAGCGCCCCCTCCCGACGGCCTACGACGACGCGTGGACGGCGCTCCGGTGGGCGCTCAGGAGCGCGCGGTGCGGGTCCGGGGCTGAAGCGGAGCCCTGGCTGTCGCGCCGCGCCGACCTGACGCGGCTGTTCCTGGTCGGCGACAGCGCGGGCGGCAACATCGCGCACAACGTGGCCATGCGCGCCGGGCGGGAGGGCCTGGACGGCGGCGCGACCATCCAGGGCGTAGCGCTGCTGGACCCATACTTCTGGGGGAAGCGCCCCGTGCCGTCGGAGACGCGGGACCCGGCGGAGCGGCGGTGGCGGGACCGCACGTGGAGCTTCGTGTGCGCGGGGAGGTACGGGGTGGACGACCCGGTGATCAACCCGGTGGCCATGGCGAGCGACGAGTGGCGGCGGCTCGGGTGCGCGCGCGTGCTGGTGACCGTGGCGGGGCTGGACGTGCTGGCCGCGAGGGGCCGCGCGTACGTCGCCGCGCTCGGGGACAGCGGGTGGGGCGGCGATGTGCGGCTCTACGAGACGCCCGGCGAGAGCCACGTCTACTTTCTCTTGAAGCCCGACGGCGAGAAGGCGGCCAAAGAGATGGACGCGGTGGTTGCCTTCATCAACGGTAACCGGCCACTTGAGAGTTCAGAATCAGAGGTCTCGGCGATTTCGTAG